One window from the genome of Silvimonas iriomotensis encodes:
- a CDS encoding MBL fold metallo-hydrolase, with translation MILRQLFDPVSSTYTYLLGDAGDAVLIDPVFEQVPRDLALLQELGLRLLTSLDTHVHADHVTGAWRLSQRSGSRIGLAAAAGASGVDRPLQHGDRIEFGRRYLSVRATPGHTNGCLTYVLDDESMAFTGDSLLIRGCGRTDFQGGSPEQLFASVREQILTLPDACLLYPGHDYRGITVTSVAEERRFNPRLGGDADLGDFAGHMNNLNLPHPKLIAVAVPANLRCGQPEGGAALPATPDWAPLTLRFSGVWEIEPLALLEHMADAQIVDVREAPEFIDRLGHLEGAVLIPLSQLTARQAELDAQRPVVAVCRSGIRSAQASVLLTKAGFGQVANLAGGMLRWKIEGLPVAPDSL, from the coding sequence ATGATCTTGCGCCAGTTGTTTGATCCGGTTTCCTCCACCTACACCTACCTTCTGGGCGATGCCGGCGATGCCGTGCTGATCGACCCCGTGTTTGAACAGGTGCCGCGTGACCTGGCGCTTTTGCAAGAACTGGGGCTGCGCTTGCTGACCAGCCTGGATACGCATGTTCATGCCGATCACGTCACCGGCGCCTGGCGGCTGAGCCAGCGCAGCGGCAGTCGTATCGGCCTGGCGGCGGCAGCGGGCGCCAGCGGGGTGGACCGGCCCTTGCAGCATGGCGATCGCATTGAATTTGGTCGGCGTTATCTTAGTGTGCGCGCTACGCCGGGCCACACCAACGGCTGCCTGACCTATGTGCTCGATGACGAAAGCATGGCCTTTACCGGCGACAGCCTGCTGATCCGCGGCTGTGGCCGTACCGACTTTCAGGGCGGCAGCCCGGAGCAACTGTTTGCTTCCGTGCGCGAACAGATTCTGACGCTGCCAGACGCCTGTCTGCTGTACCCGGGGCACGATTATCGCGGCATTACCGTAACCAGCGTGGCGGAAGAACGCCGCTTTAACCCGCGACTTGGCGGCGATGCAGATCTGGGCGACTTTGCCGGCCACATGAACAACCTGAACCTGCCGCACCCCAAGCTGATTGCCGTTGCCGTGCCAGCCAATCTGCGCTGCGGTCAGCCCGAAGGCGGGGCCGCGCTGCCCGCCACGCCAGACTGGGCCCCGCTCACGCTGCGCTTTAGCGGCGTGTGGGAAATCGAGCCGCTGGCGCTGCTGGAACACATGGCCGACGCCCAGATTGTCGATGTCCGGGAAGCGCCGGAATTTATCGACCGGTTAGGGCATCTGGAAGGCGCCGTGCTGATCCCGCTCTCGCAACTGACCGCCCGCCAGGCCGAACTGGACGCGCAACGCCCGGTCGTGGCGGTATGCCGCTCTGGCATCCGCTCCGCCCAGGCCAGCGTACTGCTGACCAAGGCCGGCTTCGGCCAGGTTGCCAATCTGGCTGGCGGCATGCTGCGCTGGAAAATTGAAGGCCTGCCCGTCGCGCCAGACAGCCTGTGA
- a CDS encoding TetR/AcrR family transcriptional regulator, which produces MSVSYNAFMTAESTRPRSAGRPREFDVDTALDHAARVFRQRGYHATSISDLGAAMQLTAGSIYKAFTDKRAVFMATLDRYSGQRRRLMASQLAAEPTGREKIRAMLQFYADAAHGEEGRDGCLVVGSVVELSTFDPELAAHVTGLLQQTQDLLQALVEAGMADGSIAADTDPHAVTLTLLSVLEGLRVLGKCGRSRAEMLSAADAAMAMLRPAARQDR; this is translated from the coding sequence ATGAGCGTTTCCTATAATGCGTTCATGACAGCAGAATCGACCCGGCCTCGCAGCGCCGGCCGCCCCAGAGAGTTTGATGTCGATACCGCGCTGGATCACGCGGCAAGGGTGTTCCGTCAGCGCGGTTATCACGCCACCTCCATCAGTGATCTGGGCGCTGCCATGCAATTGACGGCGGGCAGCATCTACAAGGCGTTTACCGACAAACGCGCAGTCTTCATGGCAACGCTGGACCGCTACAGCGGACAGCGGCGCCGGCTGATGGCCTCGCAACTGGCGGCAGAGCCGACCGGGCGGGAGAAAATCCGCGCCATGCTGCAGTTTTATGCAGATGCCGCCCACGGCGAAGAAGGCCGGGATGGATGCCTCGTCGTCGGCAGCGTGGTTGAACTGAGCACTTTTGATCCGGAACTGGCCGCCCACGTCACCGGCCTGCTGCAACAGACCCAAGACCTGCTGCAGGCGCTGGTTGAGGCTGGCATGGCCGACGGTTCCATTGCCGCTGATACCGATCCGCACGCGGTGACGCTCACGCTGCTCAGCGTGCTTGAAGGACTGCGGGTTCTGGGCAAATGCGGCCGCAGCCGCGCTGAAATGCTCTCTGCCGCCGACGCGGCCATGGCAATGCTGCGCCCGGCCGCCAGACAAGATCGCTAG
- a CDS encoding COG4705 family protein: MTQATQHPLVKVPEVTLLFWIIKIAATTLGETGGDAVSMSMNLGYLVGTAIFAVIFGVAVVAQIRAKAFNPLLYWTTIIATTTVGTTLADFADRSLGIGYAGGSSLLLALLLLSLFVWHRVMGSVSVSSIHSPKAEAFYWVTIMFSQTLGTALGDWMADTAGLGYTGAAMVFGGLLVLIVAAYYWTRISRTALFWMAFILTRPLGAVVGDFLDKPLNAGGLALSRYAASGSLLVFIVTCVLLFRQKPARAAH, encoded by the coding sequence ATGACCCAAGCTACCCAACACCCGCTGGTTAAAGTCCCTGAAGTCACCCTGTTGTTCTGGATCATCAAGATTGCCGCCACCACACTGGGCGAAACCGGTGGTGATGCAGTTTCGATGTCGATGAATCTGGGGTATCTCGTCGGCACCGCCATTTTTGCGGTGATCTTCGGCGTCGCCGTAGTCGCGCAAATCCGCGCCAAAGCATTCAACCCGCTGCTGTACTGGACCACCATCATTGCCACCACCACGGTGGGCACCACCCTGGCGGACTTTGCTGACCGCTCGCTGGGCATTGGTTATGCGGGCGGCTCCAGCTTGCTGCTGGCCTTGCTGCTGTTGTCGCTCTTTGTCTGGCACCGCGTGATGGGGTCGGTCTCGGTCAGTTCCATCCACTCGCCCAAAGCCGAGGCCTTTTACTGGGTGACCATCATGTTTTCGCAAACGCTGGGCACTGCGCTGGGCGACTGGATGGCCGACACCGCCGGCCTGGGCTACACCGGCGCGGCCATGGTCTTTGGTGGTTTGCTGGTGTTGATCGTCGCGGCGTATTACTGGACGCGGATCTCCCGCACCGCGCTGTTCTGGATGGCCTTCATCCTGACCCGCCCACTGGGTGCGGTGGTGGGGGATTTTCTGGATAAACCGCTCAATGCCGGCGGTCTGGCGCTCAGCCGTTATGCCGCATCGGGCAGTTTGCTGGTGTTCATTGTGACTTGCGTGCTGCTGTTCCGGCAGAAACCGGCCCGCGCCGCGCACTGA
- a CDS encoding AraC family transcriptional regulator — protein sequence MQMQQLADAAQHYLDQYGEGQSPFFTAVPGLILLRAVTEQHPTHLIHSPALCVVIQGAKWTTFGSTRYDYAAGEALLVSLDMPGFSQVAQGSPEQPYLSAVVGLDTGILSQVLAELAHPPAPPADTAPGAAVTRIEGPLADCTLRAMRLIDNPAAIPVLYPAIMKEICYWLLTGPHGGAVARLALGSGNAPNVIHAIQYLRQHFARALSIDELAAVAGLSASAFHRHFKALTSMSPLQYQKRMRLLQARKLMIVDDAHAEEAAFQVGYESASQFSREYARMFGQPPRRDIAALRVEARRVLSMAG from the coding sequence ATGCAGATGCAGCAACTGGCGGACGCCGCCCAGCACTATCTGGACCAATACGGAGAGGGCCAAAGCCCGTTCTTTACGGCGGTTCCCGGGCTGATTTTGCTGCGCGCGGTGACCGAACAGCACCCCACGCATCTGATCCACTCGCCCGCCTTGTGTGTGGTTATCCAGGGCGCCAAATGGACCACCTTTGGCAGCACCCGTTATGACTACGCCGCCGGCGAGGCCTTGCTGGTCAGCCTGGATATGCCGGGCTTTAGCCAGGTGGCGCAGGGCAGCCCGGAACAGCCGTATCTGAGTGCGGTGGTCGGGCTGGATACCGGCATACTCAGCCAGGTACTGGCCGAACTGGCCCACCCGCCCGCGCCGCCCGCCGATACCGCGCCAGGCGCGGCAGTGACCCGCATTGAAGGCCCACTGGCAGATTGCACCTTGCGCGCCATGCGGCTGATCGACAACCCGGCGGCGATTCCGGTGCTTTATCCGGCCATCATGAAAGAGATCTGTTACTGGCTGCTCACCGGCCCGCATGGCGGCGCGGTGGCCCGGCTGGCGCTGGGCAGCGGCAATGCGCCCAATGTCATCCACGCCATCCAGTATTTGCGCCAGCACTTTGCCCGGGCACTGAGCATAGACGAGCTGGCGGCCGTGGCCGGTTTGAGCGCCTCGGCGTTTCATCGCCACTTCAAGGCGCTGACGTCGATGTCACCGTTGCAGTACCAGAAACGGATGCGCCTGCTGCAAGCGCGCAAGCTGATGATCGTGGATGACGCCCACGCCGAAGAAGCCGCGTTCCAGGTCGGTTATGAAAGTGCCTCGCAATTCAGTCGCGAGTACGCGCGCATGTTCGGGCAACCGCCCCGGCGCGATATCGCCGCGCTGCGCGTTGAGGCACGGCGGGTGCTCTCCATGGCCGGCTGA
- a CDS encoding SDR family NAD(P)-dependent oxidoreductase: MTQLTPNSQTQKVAIVTGGSRGLGRSTVLALAQRGVSVILTWNNARAQADEVVAEVAALGAKAVALQLDAGNSAAFDGFVGQVKDALTQLGVSRFDYLVNNAGTSHHGSIEKTTEAELDALYNVHVKGVFFLTQKLLPLLNDGGRIINISSGLTRFSVPESGPYAAMKGAVEVLTRYLAKELGPRGITANTVAPGAIQTDFSGGVVRDNPQVNQVVSSMTALGRPGVPDDIGPLIASLLSEASRWVNGQRIEASGGMVL, encoded by the coding sequence ATGACGCAACTGACACCGAACTCCCAAACGCAAAAAGTGGCAATCGTGACCGGCGGCAGCCGTGGTCTGGGCCGCAGCACCGTGCTGGCGCTGGCCCAGCGTGGTGTCTCGGTCATCCTGACCTGGAACAACGCCCGCGCGCAGGCTGATGAAGTCGTGGCCGAAGTCGCCGCGCTGGGGGCAAAAGCCGTCGCCCTGCAACTGGATGCCGGCAACAGCGCCGCCTTTGACGGCTTTGTCGGGCAAGTCAAAGACGCCCTGACGCAACTGGGGGTCAGCCGCTTTGATTACCTGGTGAACAACGCCGGCACGTCGCACCACGGCAGCATTGAAAAGACCACCGAAGCCGAGCTGGACGCGCTCTACAACGTGCATGTCAAAGGCGTGTTTTTCCTGACGCAAAAGCTGTTGCCGCTGCTCAATGACGGTGGCCGCATTATCAATATTTCGTCCGGGCTGACCCGGTTCTCGGTGCCGGAAAGCGGCCCGTATGCCGCCATGAAAGGGGCGGTGGAAGTCCTGACGCGTTATCTGGCCAAAGAGCTTGGCCCGCGCGGCATTACCGCCAATACCGTGGCGCCGGGCGCTATCCAGACGGACTTCAGCGGCGGCGTGGTGCGTGACAATCCGCAAGTCAACCAGGTGGTATCCAGCATGACTGCGCTGGGCCGCCCGGGTGTGCCGGATGATATCGGCCCGCTGATTGCGTCGTTGCTGTCTGAGGCCTCGCGCTGGGTCAATGGTCAGCGGATCGAGGCTTCTGGCGGGATGGTGCTGTAA
- a CDS encoding DMT family transporter, protein MPAYAFAWCMLVLSIAAEVTGTIALKYSHGLSRLLPTLGMGACYATAIWLMGISTRVIPISTAYAVWAVACTALTALIGVIWFGEGISMVKTAGLACALFSLVLLNLADAAA, encoded by the coding sequence ATGCCCGCCTACGCCTTTGCGTGGTGCATGCTCGTGCTCAGCATTGCCGCTGAAGTCACCGGCACCATCGCCCTTAAATACTCCCACGGTTTGTCCCGTCTGCTGCCCACTTTGGGCATGGGCGCGTGTTACGCCACCGCCATCTGGCTGATGGGGATATCCACCCGCGTCATTCCCATCAGCACCGCTTATGCCGTCTGGGCCGTGGCCTGCACCGCCCTGACCGCGCTGATTGGCGTGATCTGGTTTGGCGAAGGCATCAGCATGGTCAAGACCGCGGGCCTGGCTTGCGCCCTGTTCAGCCTGGTGTTGCTCAATCTGGCCGATGCCGCCGCCTGA
- a CDS encoding ArsR/SmtB family transcription factor, with protein sequence MDEEHLEQRLANVAAAVADKTRAGMLCMLMDGRAYTATELAAATSVAASTASSHLARLTQQRLVECLPQGRHRYFRIAGKEVASALETLMGLVGGRVRNVQSATPVQLRFARTCYDHMAGEVAVALHDRLLDLGWLARESYQLCDTGRDALAAMGVDWPAASRRRFACGCLDWSERQSHLGGQLGAALLHAFERHRWVERVPESRQLLLTPRGRQALDAHFGLALAVNAA encoded by the coding sequence ATGGATGAAGAACACCTGGAGCAACGGCTGGCCAATGTGGCCGCCGCCGTGGCCGACAAAACCCGCGCCGGCATGCTGTGCATGCTGATGGATGGCCGCGCCTATACCGCGACTGAACTGGCGGCAGCGACGTCGGTGGCGGCTTCGACCGCCAGTAGCCATCTGGCGCGGCTGACGCAGCAACGGCTGGTTGAATGCCTGCCGCAGGGCCGGCACCGCTACTTTCGGATTGCCGGCAAAGAGGTGGCCAGCGCGCTGGAAACCCTGATGGGCCTTGTCGGCGGGCGGGTGCGCAATGTGCAATCGGCCACGCCCGTGCAACTCCGTTTTGCGCGCACCTGTTATGACCATATGGCGGGCGAAGTCGCCGTGGCGCTGCATGATCGCTTGCTGGATCTGGGCTGGCTGGCGCGTGAGAGCTATCAACTCTGTGATACAGGGCGGGACGCGCTGGCCGCCATGGGCGTGGATTGGCCCGCTGCCAGCCGCCGCCGTTTTGCCTGCGGCTGTCTGGACTGGAGCGAGCGCCAGTCGCATCTGGGCGGGCAACTGGGCGCGGCCTTGCTGCATGCGTTTGAACGACACCGGTGGGTGGAGCGCGTGCCGGAAAGCCGGCAGTTGCTACTGACCCCGCGCGGACGCCAGGCGCTGGATGCGCATTTTGGCCTGGCGCTGGCGGTGAACGCTGCATGA
- a CDS encoding DUF429 domain-containing protein, translating to MSPPPVVAGVDVGGERKGCHLVILRGTDILLSTRSTDAATLTRHCVEHGARLVGVDAPCRWATQGVGRVAEKQLNARKLFVFSSPTREIALAHPTNFYGWMFNGERVFDALAAHYPLWSGETPARGVCFETFPHAITAALLQSEAVSARRKRSQRRAVLVAAGIDPSGLRSIDDVDAALCALCAQYLGRGQVQRYGEVPDGLIAVPQP from the coding sequence ATGAGCCCGCCGCCTGTCGTGGCCGGGGTCGACGTGGGCGGCGAGCGCAAAGGCTGTCATCTGGTCATCTTGCGCGGCACCGACATCCTGTTGAGTACCCGGAGCACCGATGCGGCCACGCTGACGCGCCACTGTGTTGAGCATGGCGCCAGGCTGGTCGGCGTGGATGCGCCTTGCCGCTGGGCGACGCAAGGCGTCGGGCGCGTGGCCGAGAAACAACTCAATGCCCGCAAGCTGTTTGTGTTCTCCAGCCCGACCCGCGAGATTGCGCTGGCCCATCCGACGAATTTTTATGGCTGGATGTTCAATGGCGAGCGGGTGTTTGACGCGCTGGCCGCGCACTACCCGCTGTGGTCGGGTGAAACACCGGCCAGAGGCGTGTGTTTTGAGACCTTTCCCCACGCCATCACCGCCGCCTTGCTGCAGTCAGAGGCTGTCAGCGCCAGGCGCAAGCGCAGCCAGCGCCGCGCCGTGCTGGTCGCGGCGGGGATTGATCCATCCGGTTTGCGCTCGATCGATGATGTGGACGCCGCGCTGTGCGCCTTGTGCGCCCAGTACCTTGGGCGCGGGCAGGTGCAACGTTATGGCGAGGTGCCTGACGGCCTGATCGCCGTCCCGCAGCCCTGA
- a CDS encoding YybH family protein, with the protein MSETEQAIRQVLDQYKHRVHAKDVDGVLALYTEDVRVFDAWAHQQHDGKAALASMVTQWLTTLGDVVVTVEVDDVRILTSGDLAVAHMFVQYRGDSATTHNAMKDRQTWAFRHGAQGWQIAHAHSSLPMDPATTKGMFG; encoded by the coding sequence ATGAGTGAGACCGAACAAGCCATCCGGCAGGTGCTGGATCAGTACAAGCACAGGGTGCATGCCAAAGACGTGGACGGCGTGCTGGCCCTGTATACCGAAGACGTGCGGGTGTTTGATGCCTGGGCGCACCAGCAGCACGACGGCAAGGCCGCGCTGGCCAGCATGGTCACCCAATGGCTGACGACGCTGGGCGATGTCGTCGTCACGGTCGAGGTGGACGATGTGCGGATTCTCACGAGCGGTGATCTGGCGGTGGCGCACATGTTTGTGCAATACCGCGGCGACTCGGCCACCACCCACAACGCCATGAAGGATCGGCAGACCTGGGCGTTCCGCCACGGCGCGCAAGGCTGGCAGATTGCCCACGCGCACTCTTCGCTGCCGATGGACCCGGCCACCACCAAAGGCATGTTCGGCTGA
- a CDS encoding sensor domain-containing diguanylate cyclase: MASLASTRFASRDSTGRMRMLVLVAAIILVTGGLLSGVYRFAQNLKTEYRGTSEAGAFIAATLDHELDLRRQYLETLADEASELLSGRYTLNLDITRYLQPGPEKQGYQLARLPGFGPADQGLLTGSGAIPQTGSPEAHEMSMAMGLTPMFRALKRRDVHLPWVYYRSENDFVYVYPPPETPDGEARFYHVQDLAARTYAHAGPAANPTRTTVWSAVYDDAVGKGKIVTVSKPLYDHGRFMGVLNVDLALQTLVNTLKVRHIRHATESLVGKESGINLLQPDSAVLPASILAAPRGQPVGSGDTRYLVYPLKSANWSLVLEVDHRAMLWQAFRATLLLVGAIIASLACVVLLLLLVRAMRDMQEMSIRDGLTGLFNRRHFDEIAQREVAHSQRNGQWLGMAILDIDHFKKYNDFYGHQGGDDALQQVAGALRNAVRRATDGVFRVGGEEFAVLVQLNDPQHLASLMAQICEAVRVLVIPHEKSSWGKVTISLGATLIGPDNPLPLDTAYREADEALYEAKTAGRNRYMLSPAAARYAPALEPGEGTQHE; the protein is encoded by the coding sequence ATGGCCAGCCTTGCCAGCACCCGTTTTGCCTCTCGCGACAGCACCGGCCGCATGCGCATGCTGGTATTGGTGGCAGCCATCATTCTGGTGACGGGCGGCTTGCTCAGCGGCGTCTACCGCTTTGCCCAGAATCTGAAAACCGAGTACCGCGGCACCAGCGAAGCCGGCGCGTTCATTGCCGCCACGCTGGATCATGAACTGGATTTGCGGCGGCAGTACCTGGAAACGCTGGCCGATGAAGCCAGTGAACTCTTGAGCGGCCGCTATACGCTCAATCTGGATATCACCCGTTATCTGCAGCCCGGCCCGGAGAAACAAGGGTATCAACTGGCCCGTTTGCCCGGTTTCGGCCCAGCCGATCAGGGCCTGCTGACGGGCTCTGGCGCCATCCCGCAGACTGGCTCGCCCGAGGCGCACGAGATGTCTATGGCCATGGGCCTGACGCCGATGTTCCGCGCGCTCAAGCGGCGCGACGTGCATTTGCCCTGGGTGTATTACCGCTCTGAAAACGACTTTGTGTATGTTTACCCGCCGCCAGAAACTCCGGATGGTGAAGCGCGCTTCTACCACGTCCAGGATCTGGCCGCCCGCACTTACGCCCACGCCGGCCCCGCCGCCAACCCCACACGCACAACGGTCTGGAGCGCGGTGTATGACGACGCGGTCGGCAAGGGCAAGATCGTCACCGTCAGCAAGCCGCTGTATGACCACGGCCGCTTCATGGGCGTGCTCAATGTCGATCTGGCGCTGCAAACGCTGGTGAATACGCTCAAGGTGCGCCACATCCGGCACGCCACAGAAAGCCTTGTCGGCAAGGAAAGCGGCATTAACCTGCTGCAACCGGACAGCGCAGTGTTGCCCGCCAGCATCCTGGCTGCGCCGCGCGGTCAGCCGGTGGGTAGCGGCGATACGCGCTATCTGGTTTATCCGCTCAAGTCGGCCAACTGGTCACTGGTGCTTGAAGTCGATCACCGGGCCATGCTGTGGCAGGCGTTCCGCGCCACGCTGCTGCTGGTGGGCGCCATCATTGCCTCGCTTGCTTGCGTGGTGTTGCTGCTGTTGCTGGTGCGCGCCATGCGCGACATGCAGGAGATGTCGATCCGCGATGGCCTGACCGGCTTGTTCAATCGCCGCCATTTTGACGAAATTGCCCAGCGGGAAGTCGCCCACAGCCAGCGCAATGGCCAGTGGCTGGGCATGGCCATTCTGGATATCGACCACTTCAAGAAATACAACGATTTTTATGGCCACCAGGGCGGTGACGATGCCTTGCAGCAAGTGGCTGGCGCGCTGCGCAACGCGGTCAGGCGCGCCACCGACGGCGTGTTCCGGGTGGGTGGCGAAGAGTTTGCCGTGCTGGTGCAACTGAACGACCCACAGCACCTGGCCAGCCTGATGGCGCAGATTTGCGAAGCCGTGCGCGTGCTGGTGATCCCGCATGAAAAAAGCAGCTGGGGCAAGGTCACCATTTCGCTGGGCGCGACTTTGATCGGCCCGGACAACCCGTTGCCGCTGGATACCGCCTATCGCGAAGCCGATGAGGCGCTGTACGAAGCCAAAACCGCCGGCCGCAACCGGTATATGCTGTCTCCCGCAGCGGCGCGTTACGCGCCCGCGCTTGAACCTGGCGAGGGAACACAGCATGAGTGA
- a CDS encoding sensor domain-containing diguanylate cyclase: MESILLKLSDSVSGAQTLEDLTRPLLEMLHAVTGLESTYLTSIDLDKGLQHILYSRNESTTFCIPEGLTVEWNDTLCKRALDENCGFTNDVADQWGDSDAARALGIATYLSTPIRTGGGNLYGTLCAASASRREVTPDTRKIIGLFARMIAQHVERESLMNQLREANIELSAMALTDPLTSLPNRRALLDELGRMFAVAQRETRCVLIAFLDLDGFKQINDTWGHDAGDALLQTIAQQLAQQRRAGDFIARVGGDEFVAVGVGPRPGEQADDAAAAFGLRLFEKTRATVETGPAQFDYAGASVGAIAVDPAAASISEALSQADTAMYKVKQHRAGRAAAPR; the protein is encoded by the coding sequence ATGGAATCGATTCTGCTCAAACTGTCCGACTCGGTCTCCGGCGCGCAAACGCTGGAAGATCTGACGCGGCCGTTGCTGGAAATGCTGCACGCCGTGACCGGGCTGGAATCCACTTACCTGACCTCGATCGATCTGGATAAAGGTCTGCAGCACATCCTGTATTCGCGCAACGAGTCGACCACCTTCTGCATTCCTGAAGGGTTGACCGTGGAGTGGAACGACACCCTGTGCAAACGCGCGCTGGATGAAAACTGCGGTTTCACCAATGATGTGGCGGATCAGTGGGGCGATTCAGACGCAGCGCGCGCGCTGGGTATTGCCACCTATCTGTCCACGCCCATCCGTACCGGTGGCGGCAATCTGTACGGCACGCTGTGCGCGGCCAGTGCCAGCCGCCGCGAAGTCACCCCTGACACCCGCAAGATCATTGGCTTGTTTGCGCGGATGATTGCCCAGCATGTCGAGCGCGAGTCGCTCATGAATCAGTTGCGTGAAGCCAATATTGAACTCTCGGCCATGGCGCTGACCGATCCGTTGACCAGCCTGCCCAATCGCCGCGCCTTGCTGGACGAACTGGGCCGCATGTTTGCCGTGGCCCAGCGCGAAACCCGCTGTGTCTTGATCGCTTTCCTGGATCTGGATGGCTTCAAGCAGATCAACGATACCTGGGGGCATGACGCCGGTGACGCGCTGTTGCAGACCATTGCCCAGCAACTGGCGCAGCAACGCCGTGCCGGTGATTTCATTGCCCGCGTGGGTGGCGATGAATTTGTGGCCGTTGGCGTCGGCCCGCGCCCCGGCGAGCAAGCGGACGATGCCGCCGCCGCCTTTGGCCTGCGTTTGTTCGAGAAAACCCGCGCCACGGTCGAAACCGGCCCGGCGCAGTTTGACTACGCCGGTGCCAGCGTCGGCGCCATTGCCGTCGACCCCGCTGCTGCGTCGATCAGCGAGGCTTTAAGCCAGGCCGATACCGCCATGTACAAGGTCAAGCAACACCGCGCTGGCCGCGCCGCCGCGCCGCGCTGA
- a CDS encoding bestrophin family protein: MIIRPHGHWISLLFVWRGSVLGRIALRLAVVAGVSVFAVLARGWWSSEHANSSLSIPPFTLMGIALAIFLGFRNSVSYERYWEARKLWGGMLVAARSIIRQLHAAAPDHPAVTRLGRGLAACTYALLGQLRNTDQSAHMARLLPEEALAGVAQSRFKPAYILHWLGSECAGLLRDGTLSALQYQSIDENLNKLSEMIGGCERIASTPIPFSYRVLLNRTVTLYCLLLPIGLATSTGWLTPLIAVFIAYTYMALDMIGEELEDPFGLEPNDLPLAALSHTIESSIMDVLGEPLTQSTPQAHNYILN, translated from the coding sequence ATGATCATCCGTCCCCACGGCCACTGGATTTCCCTTCTGTTTGTCTGGCGCGGGTCCGTTCTGGGGCGCATTGCGCTGCGGCTGGCGGTGGTGGCCGGCGTCTCTGTCTTTGCCGTGCTGGCGCGCGGCTGGTGGTCGTCGGAACACGCCAACTCATCGCTGAGCATTCCGCCATTTACCCTGATGGGGATCGCGCTGGCGATTTTTCTGGGGTTTCGCAACTCGGTCAGTTATGAACGCTACTGGGAGGCCCGCAAACTGTGGGGCGGCATGCTGGTGGCGGCGCGCTCGATCATCCGCCAGTTGCATGCGGCAGCGCCGGATCACCCGGCCGTGACGCGGCTGGGGCGCGGGCTGGCCGCCTGTACTTATGCCTTGCTGGGCCAGTTGCGCAATACCGACCAGTCTGCCCACATGGCGCGGCTGTTGCCGGAAGAGGCGCTGGCGGGCGTGGCCCAGTCCCGCTTCAAGCCGGCGTATATCCTGCACTGGCTGGGCAGCGAATGCGCGGGGCTGCTGCGCGATGGCACGCTGTCGGCGCTGCAATATCAATCGATAGACGAGAACCTGAACAAGCTCTCTGAGATGATCGGCGGCTGCGAGCGCATTGCCAGCACGCCCATTCCGTTCAGTTACCGGGTGCTGTTGAACCGCACGGTCACGCTGTATTGCCTGCTGCTGCCGATTGGCCTGGCGACCAGCACCGGCTGGCTGACGCCCCTGATCGCCGTGTTCATTGCGTACACCTATATGGCGCTGGACATGATCGGGGAAGAACTGGAAGACCCGTTCGGGCTGGAACCTAATGATCTGCCGCTGGCCGCGCTCAGCCACACCATCGAGTCCTCGATCATGGATGTGCTGGGCGAACCGCTGACCCAGTCCACCCCGCAGGCACACAACTACATCCTGAACTAA